In Perca fluviatilis chromosome 18, GENO_Pfluv_1.0, whole genome shotgun sequence, one genomic interval encodes:
- the LOC120546446 gene encoding T-lymphoma invasion and metastasis-inducing protein 2-like, translated as MGNTDSHASFVSPAKSPPCSLRLSSCRREEAPSSSSSARSWWRTNQSRSRGRNYLKPQQAAGLPYASWRYEHAPTPGAAPTPRFFTGSTGHSVECTSLQSNASCRGGAGGSPKVLLGKDGSMRVEFTNARGVSVETQGLAGATTAAEPSLRTSKGSSLSSDGSWYDSPWGAAGELADNVFVCAPSSAHAAYYSARTDEMSNGNAVFSAQVDDSVVFNASVLFPSASGENGEFSGAYNTCSSGRTEDSGIGDSVILPADLRDFSSTSLDSVYQNTEQQQQQPAAFPTASDAAAFCCSAPRLDDIIAEEEGGSGVEQRYCSLTLPCRRTEPVGATAGNSRKDFLKSRIRQLSDWTGSLSRKKRRIQEPYGSDSSNGCDLLWSSNPLHAQNQNQGQNQVPAAPWGSFRSLNHNQNQVPAAPWGSFRSLNQNQNQSRSSDAQRQNVYENFMQELETGRTEPSDGEEGEEEMEEEEEEGGDGRLDFLFETDHGAVRRAGWLSFKPLITVNKDRKLELVARRKWKHYWVTLKGCSLLFYETYGKTPGAERELSPRYALLADDSIVQAVPEHPKKEHVLCLSNAHGDVYLFQCE; from the exons ATGGGGAACACCGACAGCCACGCCAGCTTCGTGTCTCCCGCCAAATCGCCACCGTGTTCGCTCCGGCTCTCCTCCTGCAGGAGGGAGGAGgcgccatcatcatcatcatcggcTCGCAGCTGGTGGAGGACCAATCAGAGCCGTAGCCGCGGGAGGAACTACCTGAAACCGCAGCAGGCCGCCGGGCTGCCGTACGCGTCCTGGCGTTATGAACACGCCCCCACGCCGGGCGCCGCGCCTACTCCCAGGTTCTTCACCGGAAGTACCGGGCACAGCGTGGAGTGCACGTCTCTGCAGAGCAACGCCAGTTGCCGTGGCGGCGCTGGCGGCAGCCCCAAAGTGCTGCTCGGCAAAGACGGGAGCATGAGGGTGGAGTTCACCAACGCCAGGGGAGTCTCGGTGGAGACGCAGGGGCTCGCCGGCGCCACGACAGCAGCCGAACCTTCGCTGCGCACCAGTAAAGGCAGCTCGCTGAGCTCGGACGGGTCCTGGTACGACTCGCCGTGGGGGGCGGCCGGCGAGCTGGCCGACAACGTGTTCGTCTGCGCGCCGAGCAGCGCGCACGCTGCCTACTACTCGGCACGCACAGACGAGATGTCCAACGGTAACGCTGTCTTCTCGGCGCAAGTGGACGACTCGGTTGTGTTTAACGCCAGCGTCTTGTTCCCCTCTGCTTCCGGCGAGAACGGCGAGTTCTCCGGCGCCTACAACACTTGTTCCTCTGGGCGCACCGAGGACAGCGGCATCGGGGACTCGGTGATCCTGCCGGCCGACCTGCGAGACTTCAGCTCTACGTCGCTGGACAGCGTTTACCAAAACaccgagcagcagcagcagcagcccgcTGCCTTCCCTACCGCGTCGGACGCCGCTGCCTTCTGCTGCTCGGCGCCGCGGCTGGACGACATCATCGCAGAAGAGGAGGGGGGGTCAGGCGTGGAGCAGCGGTACTGCTCGCTGACGCTCCCCTGTCGCAGGACCGAGCCCGTTGGAGCTACCGCCGGGAACAGCCGCAAAGACTTCCTGAAGAGCCGGATCCGACAACTCAGCGACTGGACGGGCAGCCTGagcaggaagaagaggaggatccAG GAGCCGTACGGCAGCGACAGCAGCAATGGCTGCGACCTGCTGTGGTCCTCCAACCCTCTCCACgctcagaaccagaaccagggcCAGAACCAGGTCCCAGCAGCCCCCTGGGGCTCCTTCAGGAGCCTCAACCACAACCAGAACCAGGTCCCTGCAGCCCCCTGGGGCTCCTTCAGAAGCCTCaatcagaaccagaaccagagccGGAGCAGCGATGCCCAGCGGCAGAACGTCTACGAGAACTTCATGCAGGAGCTGGAGACGGGCCGGACCGAGCCTTCGGACGGggaagagggggaggaagagatggaggaggaggaggaggaggggggagacgGGCGTCTGGACTTCCTGTTTGAGACGGATCACGGCGCTGTGCGGCGGGCTGGATGGCTCTCTTTTAAACCTCTCATCACTGTCAACAAAGACAGGAAGCTGGAGCTGGTCGCTCGCCGCAAGTGGAAACACTACTGGGTCACCCTGAAAG gctgctctctgctgttttaTGAGACCTACGGGAAGACGCCTGGCGCCGAGCGGGAGCTTTCGCCGCGCTACGCCCTGCTGGCGGACGACAGCATCGTGCAGGCCGTCCCCGAACATCCCAAAAAGGAGCACGTCCTCTGTCTTAGCAACGCGCACGGAGACGTCTACCTGTTCCAG TGTGAATGA